In uncultured Methanobacterium sp., a genomic segment contains:
- a CDS encoding glycosyltransferase family 4 protein: MSEKLKIAIFHNLPSGGAKRALHGFVKYLSTSGHTVDLYIPETANEEFLPLEGMVRDMHVFPVKKSWFRSLVYSTFSYVPAIFKPISIKNVDQAEKAIAQTINQGDYDVVFSEQDQFVMAPYFLKYIEKPTVYYCQQPPRREKILEKISEDKRKKRLLEPLIKRYINHVIAGEMNLDLKNVQYSRYMIANSYYSHESILRSYGLNSYVSYLGVDVELFKPLGLPREDFVLSVGTCIPPKGYDFIINSLARVDEKVRPKLIIVSNMGDEQWKDYLREMATNLGVDLEILRGIDDDKLVSLYNRAKMVLYAPYLEPFGLVPLEAMACGTPVVAVKEGGVRETVIHNENGFLTQRDEMLFAEAVTQLLDDEEKRIRLAQNALEMVQRDWSLESAGERLVDHLKRSINGYD; the protein is encoded by the coding sequence ATGTCAGAAAAATTAAAAATAGCAATTTTCCATAACCTCCCTTCAGGAGGAGCTAAAAGAGCTTTACATGGATTTGTAAAGTACTTATCTACTTCCGGTCATACAGTTGACCTTTACATCCCTGAAACAGCCAATGAAGAATTTCTGCCCCTGGAGGGTATGGTACGGGATATGCATGTTTTCCCGGTTAAAAAAAGCTGGTTCCGCTCACTGGTGTATTCCACCTTTTCCTATGTACCCGCCATATTCAAACCAATATCCATAAAAAATGTGGACCAAGCTGAAAAAGCCATTGCCCAGACCATCAATCAGGGAGATTACGATGTGGTATTCAGTGAACAGGACCAGTTTGTCATGGCTCCCTACTTCCTGAAGTACATAGAAAAACCTACTGTTTACTACTGCCAGCAGCCTCCACGCAGAGAAAAAATACTGGAAAAGATTTCTGAGGATAAGAGGAAAAAAAGGTTACTGGAACCACTAATTAAACGGTACATAAACCATGTAATTGCTGGCGAGATGAACCTGGACCTTAAAAATGTGCAGTACTCTCGGTACATGATTGCTAACTCTTACTACTCTCATGAATCTATTTTAAGATCATATGGACTAAATTCCTATGTTTCATATCTTGGTGTGGATGTAGAACTCTTTAAACCACTGGGACTTCCTAGAGAAGATTTTGTACTATCGGTAGGTACCTGCATACCGCCTAAGGGTTACGATTTTATCATAAACTCCCTGGCCCGAGTGGATGAGAAGGTCCGACCCAAACTGATCATTGTCTCCAACATGGGTGATGAACAATGGAAGGATTATCTACGGGAAATGGCAACTAATTTAGGAGTAGATCTGGAAATATTAAGGGGTATTGATGATGATAAACTGGTTTCCCTCTATAACCGGGCTAAAATGGTACTATACGCACCTTATCTAGAACCCTTTGGACTGGTACCCCTGGAAGCAATGGCCTGTGGAACACCAGTAGTTGCAGTTAAAGAGGGTGGTGTTCGGGAAACTGTTATCCACAATGAAAATGGATTCCTAACCCAGCGAGACGAAATGCTATTTGCAGAAGCAGTTACTCAGCTATTGGATGATGAAGAAAAAAGAATAAGATTAGCTCAAAATGCCCTGGAAATGGTTCAAAGGGACTGGTCACTGGAAAGTGCCGGTGAACGACTGGTTGATCACCTTAAACGATCCATAAATGGGTATGATTAA
- a CDS encoding GDP-mannose 4,6-dehydratase: MNWNGKNILITGANGFVGSYLAKELLDAGAEVYGFIRPEDMAAMEKNLIDKGIKDKLMMLEGDLTDITSLASAFDASQPDYLFHLAAQSFVELSFRRPLETQHINCIGTANLLEAARVKDMDTKMIFAGSSEEYGMVLSSEEQYHTALKDGKTIFPEPTSIPELPVKESNPLRPMSPYAVSKVYGDLLMQNYHHSFGMDTVVSRAFNHEGAGRGIMFVTSVITNQIMKLKHQETDRILIGNLNAFRDWSHVNDIIQGYLLLAAKGKRGEAYNQGSMRTNSVLSYILLGLEKAGWNINSIETINGDKTVDNPAEINEDPIFGVKFDKTRVDQIMLEEGLEYTIQDKGINVNTDQGKVVIEFNPERFRPAEVPMILSDNQKIQKIGGKIQYSLSDVIGDQLNYFDLKENRV, from the coding sequence ATGAACTGGAATGGAAAAAATATTCTGATAACTGGGGCCAATGGATTTGTTGGCTCTTACCTGGCAAAAGAACTATTGGATGCTGGAGCAGAGGTATACGGTTTTATCCGGCCAGAAGACATGGCTGCAATGGAGAAAAACCTGATAGATAAGGGAATTAAGGATAAACTGATGATGTTAGAGGGGGATCTGACGGATATAACCTCACTGGCCAGTGCATTTGATGCATCCCAACCAGACTATCTTTTCCACCTGGCAGCACAGTCCTTTGTGGAGTTATCATTTCGCCGCCCACTGGAAACCCAGCATATAAACTGTATAGGTACTGCCAACCTCCTGGAAGCTGCACGTGTTAAAGATATGGATACCAAGATGATTTTCGCTGGATCCAGTGAAGAATACGGTATGGTTCTATCCTCAGAGGAACAGTACCACACTGCACTTAAGGATGGTAAAACCATCTTTCCAGAACCCACCTCAATACCAGAACTACCCGTAAAGGAATCCAATCCATTAAGACCAATGTCCCCATATGCAGTGTCAAAGGTCTACGGAGATCTCCTAATGCAGAATTACCATCATTCCTTTGGAATGGACACCGTGGTGTCACGAGCCTTCAACCATGAAGGAGCTGGAAGAGGAATCATGTTCGTAACCTCGGTGATAACCAATCAGATCATGAAACTCAAACACCAGGAAACCGACCGCATCCTCATTGGAAATCTCAATGCCTTCCGGGACTGGTCCCATGTAAATGATATAATCCAGGGATACCTGCTCCTGGCAGCTAAGGGTAAAAGGGGAGAAGCCTACAACCAGGGATCAATGCGAACTAACTCTGTCCTCAGTTACATACTGCTGGGACTGGAAAAAGCAGGATGGAACATTAACAGCATCGAAACCATCAATGGTGATAAAACCGTGGATAACCCTGCAGAAATCAACGAAGACCCTATATTTGGGGTGAAGTTCGATAAAACCAGGGTGGACCAGATCATGCTGGAAGAAGGACTGGAATACACCATCCAGGATAAAGGAATCAACGTGAACACCGACCAGGGAAAGGTGGTTATCGAGTTTAACCCGGAACGTTTCCGACCAGCGGAAGTTCCAATGATCCTATCGGATAACCAGAAAATACAGAAGATCGGAGGAAAAATCCAGTACAGTCTCAGTGATGTTATAGGAGACCAGCTGAATTACTTCGATTTAAAAGAAAACCGAGTGTAA
- a CDS encoding glycosyltransferase family 2 protein: MHPEVAIILLNWNGWKDTVECLESLYQIDYPSYNIIVVDNDSQDDSLKKIRKYCEGEMEVESKFFYYNSLNKPVEIFEFDEDELELYKKTDFTIENPTESNNTGKTIKNDLRSITNRIKSTPSSSKLILIKNHENYGFARGNNIGISFAREILNTPYTLLLNNDTVVDKNFLQELIKVAESDDEIALVGSKIYYYDFNGKDEEIWCVGGKINLNHYPGHYAVLEDVDIDSYQGQTLDVDWVSGAAMLIKADKVPFNYLDEDFFFGCEDADLAIKLTSRGFKAITALNSIVWHKIGVSRKKGKLINTTISEIKTSLKFMKAHKKGYGRRLPIYYMQIFYFYLCGFLKRFF; this comes from the coding sequence ATGCACCCTGAAGTTGCAATAATACTGCTAAACTGGAATGGCTGGAAAGACACTGTAGAGTGTCTGGAGTCACTTTACCAGATCGACTATCCTTCCTACAATATCATTGTGGTTGATAATGATTCCCAGGATGATTCCCTGAAAAAGATAAGGAAATATTGTGAAGGGGAGATGGAAGTAGAGTCCAAATTTTTCTATTACAATTCACTCAATAAACCAGTAGAAATATTCGAATTTGATGAAGATGAACTGGAACTATATAAAAAAACAGATTTTACCATTGAAAACCCTACAGAATCTAATAATACTGGAAAAACCATCAAGAATGATTTAAGGTCCATTACTAACCGGATAAAGAGTACTCCCTCCAGTAGTAAGTTGATTCTTATCAAAAATCATGAAAATTATGGATTTGCCAGGGGAAACAACATTGGGATCAGCTTTGCCCGGGAAATATTAAACACTCCATACACTCTTCTTTTAAACAACGACACGGTGGTTGATAAAAATTTCCTCCAGGAACTGATTAAAGTTGCAGAATCAGATGATGAGATAGCACTGGTTGGTTCCAAAATATACTACTATGATTTCAATGGTAAAGATGAAGAAATATGGTGTGTTGGTGGTAAAATAAACCTTAACCACTACCCTGGTCACTATGCTGTACTGGAAGATGTGGATATAGATTCATATCAGGGCCAGACACTGGATGTGGATTGGGTTTCTGGAGCAGCCATGCTGATAAAAGCAGATAAGGTACCCTTTAACTACTTGGATGAAGATTTCTTCTTTGGATGTGAAGATGCCGACCTGGCAATAAAACTCACCAGTCGCGGGTTTAAAGCCATAACTGCCCTTAATTCAATTGTATGGCACAAGATCGGTGTTTCCCGAAAGAAGGGTAAACTGATTAACACCACCATTTCAGAGATAAAAACCAGTTTAAAATTCATGAAAGCCCATAAGAAAGGTTACGGGCGTAGATTGCCTATTTATTATATGCAAATTTTCTATTTTTACCTATGCGGATTTTTAAAAAGGTTTTTTTAA
- a CDS encoding tetratricopeptide repeat protein yields the protein MGFWNRNNKKSLFKKGNDLFDQGKYNEALKCYEKVLEMDSNYSQVWFNKGNTFRQLGEYENAINSYNKAIELSPNYNSAWFNKGSTFGLQGEFSKALECLNKTLVLDPDDPTTWFMKGLFLKEDEKYQEALECFDKALKLDPKYVDAWLHKGNALNFLEQYEESLKSLNIALKLDPENSDIWISKCGVLGCMGKLDESIKCFDKRLKQDPGNARIWLVRGIIFKNFEKYQEALESYEKALELKPDYENALNYKNEVMELMNF from the coding sequence TTGGGATTCTGGAATAGAAATAATAAAAAATCGCTGTTTAAAAAGGGAAATGATCTTTTTGATCAGGGTAAATATAATGAAGCATTGAAATGTTATGAGAAAGTCTTAGAGATGGATTCTAATTATTCTCAAGTTTGGTTTAATAAAGGAAATACTTTTAGACAACTTGGAGAATATGAGAATGCGATAAATAGTTATAATAAGGCAATAGAATTGAGTCCCAATTATAATAGTGCGTGGTTCAATAAAGGTAGTACTTTTGGATTGCAAGGTGAGTTTTCTAAAGCGCTTGAATGTTTAAATAAAACCTTAGTCTTGGACCCGGATGACCCCACAACATGGTTCATGAAGGGTTTGTTTTTAAAAGAAGACGAAAAATATCAAGAGGCACTTGAATGTTTTGATAAAGCTCTGAAATTAGATCCCAAATATGTTGATGCTTGGCTTCATAAAGGCAATGCCTTAAATTTTCTTGAACAGTATGAAGAATCATTAAAATCTCTTAACATCGCGCTGAAATTAGATCCAGAAAATTCAGACATATGGATTTCTAAATGCGGTGTCTTAGGCTGCATGGGGAAATTAGATGAATCAATCAAATGTTTTGACAAGAGATTAAAACAGGATCCTGGAAATGCTAGAATATGGCTTGTTCGAGGTATTATTTTCAAAAACTTTGAAAAATACCAAGAAGCATTAGAATCTTACGAAAAGGCATTAGAACTTAAACCTGATTATGAAAATGCATTAAATTACAAAAATGAAGTTATGGAATTGATGAATTTTTAA
- a CDS encoding glycosyltransferase family 4 protein: MSEDSATRILFIHNTIMWYRIPLFRALSDIYTVNYLFNHPDISQTLYGVETQGEIDGMEGVNYTLLTNHLGVAWGLTGAVWGDYQVLVGGSWDSIPEIMESIYCFSVAWLRRKPVILWREDWGWEDESLKSRLLKPFIKWMVQTASAIVVPGTRHREYFIDLGAKPEKTFIMPNVSNQTVQKQEPEDITQLEGMEDLSGKRVVLYVGRLIERKGIKYLIQAIKKSKTEDAVLLIVGGGEYEDELKSMVRELGLETQVIFTGNVSQDKLVSYYLLSDLVVIPSITLGIGDPWVLVLNEAMYYKKPVVATDAVGAASDMILEGENGFTVPEKDARALQVAIDRILENDDLRSKMGQRSFQIIQEGFCYPNMVEGFQKAVNYVLGK; the protein is encoded by the coding sequence ATGAGTGAGGATTCAGCAACCCGGATACTTTTCATACACAACACCATAATGTGGTACCGAATACCCCTTTTCAGGGCATTATCAGATATTTATACTGTGAATTACCTTTTCAATCATCCGGACATCTCCCAAACCCTCTATGGAGTTGAAACTCAGGGCGAAATAGATGGCATGGAGGGGGTTAACTACACGCTTCTGACCAATCATCTGGGTGTTGCCTGGGGTTTGACCGGTGCAGTGTGGGGTGATTATCAGGTTCTGGTAGGTGGTAGCTGGGACAGTATCCCTGAGATTATGGAGAGTATTTACTGTTTTAGTGTGGCCTGGCTTCGAAGGAAACCAGTTATCCTCTGGAGGGAGGATTGGGGCTGGGAAGATGAGTCCCTGAAATCAAGGTTACTGAAGCCGTTTATAAAATGGATGGTCCAAACTGCCAGTGCCATCGTGGTCCCAGGAACCAGACACCGGGAATATTTCATTGATCTGGGCGCAAAACCTGAAAAAACATTTATCATGCCCAATGTCAGTAATCAAACCGTTCAAAAACAAGAACCAGAAGATATAACCCAGTTGGAGGGAATGGAAGATCTTTCCGGGAAAAGAGTCGTTCTTTATGTGGGGCGGTTAATTGAAAGAAAAGGGATCAAGTACCTTATTCAGGCTATTAAAAAGAGCAAAACCGAAGATGCAGTTCTTCTAATAGTGGGTGGTGGGGAATATGAAGATGAGCTTAAAAGTATGGTTCGGGAACTGGGACTAGAAACCCAAGTGATATTTACTGGCAATGTTTCCCAGGATAAACTGGTATCTTACTACCTTTTGAGTGATCTGGTTGTGATTCCCTCCATAACCCTGGGAATTGGTGATCCCTGGGTGCTGGTACTGAATGAAGCCATGTACTATAAAAAGCCAGTAGTGGCCACCGATGCAGTTGGCGCAGCCAGTGATATGATCCTGGAAGGTGAAAATGGATTCACTGTCCCTGAAAAGGATGCCCGTGCACTTCAGGTGGCAATTGACAGGATATTGGAAAATGATGACCTAAGATCTAAGATGGGTCAGAGATCATTCCAGATTATCCAGGAAGGATTCTGTTATCCCAACATGGTGGAAGGATTCCAGAAAGCAGTGAATTATGTTTTGGGAAAATGA
- a CDS encoding DUF6541 family protein — translation MIKSILNRIKDFNRFEWVLSVFILLIVTDLSILLDIGLLKQTLPFIFFTVVPGLLLVNSLKLHKMEFLKKIVLSVGLSISLLIFTGFLLNLLYPYILKPLAIEPALLALNLEVIILTLLDYHRSGQSFSMEHIFNFQLNYPGKLISPLLFPLLFPLLAIMGTYLMNNYLNNLILMVLLLSIPLYLVVIFYFKDRLNPLTFPLSLWLIGLGILLMHGLTSSHIMGRDVHAEYYCFQLTLSNLHWDINTYYNPYNACLDITILPTIYQVLTGIAGEYIFKLYFSLIGSFIPLVLYLVSRKYFKTEYAFFAGLLFIFQLFFINLTGAVRQEIAILFFFLAVMVLFDSFLEKMVQRKFLFLLFIFSLIMSHYTTSYVALVLMVPILLLPFIKGLLKERKLNFKNFDLILLYLFFLAVWFMIYAKVQFNAAGDVVAATAGIAGGANGGAGGGRDALVLSVLGIGLKSLPNTISAIVNDAVFLMMGIGLFAIFRDHKKWRKILDDEFIVGILLSITLLALFVILPGVSFFYGADRLFFQLLIFTAPLFIIGVIKFSNIIKKPQWKPALFLVLVISMFMVGTHLQYHLTGTPYSAEYDSSGSIRGENFIYDQEVIAAQWLNQYSDPNQKIYADSIGGSRLMLGNISIYRPSGINFETNKTLPGYIFLGYIGTRQGNVYETLDVIGDWSSFNYLFQNKSRIYDNYYAEVYQ, via the coding sequence ATGATTAAAAGTATTTTAAACAGGATCAAAGACTTCAACCGATTTGAATGGGTTTTATCAGTCTTCATCTTACTGATTGTAACCGATCTCAGTATCTTACTGGACATTGGTCTTTTAAAACAAACCCTTCCATTTATCTTCTTTACAGTAGTCCCTGGATTACTCCTGGTTAACAGCTTGAAACTGCATAAAATGGAATTTTTGAAGAAAATAGTTTTGAGTGTGGGTCTGAGTATTTCACTGCTTATATTCACAGGATTCCTGCTTAACCTTCTTTATCCATATATATTAAAGCCCCTGGCAATAGAACCTGCCCTTTTAGCATTAAACCTGGAAGTTATCATCCTAACCCTGCTGGATTACCATCGCAGTGGCCAATCTTTCAGTATGGAACATATCTTTAACTTCCAGTTAAACTACCCGGGGAAACTAATTTCCCCATTACTATTCCCATTACTGTTTCCATTACTAGCGATCATGGGCACTTATCTCATGAATAACTATCTGAATAACCTTATTTTGATGGTTTTGCTACTTTCCATCCCACTGTATCTGGTGGTGATCTTCTACTTCAAAGACCGGTTAAATCCCCTTACATTTCCGTTATCACTGTGGTTAATTGGACTAGGGATACTGCTCATGCACGGGCTTACTTCCAGTCATATTATGGGCCGTGATGTGCACGCTGAATATTACTGTTTTCAGTTAACTTTATCCAACCTTCACTGGGATATCAACACTTACTACAACCCTTACAATGCCTGTCTGGACATTACCATATTACCCACCATATACCAGGTTCTCACTGGTATAGCTGGGGAGTACATCTTTAAACTTTACTTCAGTCTTATTGGATCGTTTATTCCCCTGGTGCTGTATCTGGTATCCCGGAAATATTTCAAAACAGAATACGCCTTTTTCGCAGGCCTTCTGTTCATATTCCAGCTGTTCTTTATAAACTTAACTGGTGCCGTACGTCAGGAAATAGCAATTCTATTCTTCTTCCTGGCAGTAATGGTCCTGTTCGATAGTTTTCTGGAAAAGATGGTGCAGAGGAAATTCCTGTTTCTATTATTCATATTTTCACTGATAATGTCCCATTACACCACTTCTTATGTGGCGCTGGTATTGATGGTTCCCATACTCCTCTTACCATTTATTAAGGGACTCCTCAAGGAGCGAAAACTTAACTTTAAAAATTTCGACCTTATCCTGCTTTACCTGTTTTTCCTGGCAGTGTGGTTCATGATTTACGCCAAAGTACAGTTTAATGCTGCCGGAGATGTTGTGGCAGCAACTGCTGGGATTGCAGGAGGAGCTAACGGCGGTGCAGGGGGAGGTAGGGATGCCCTGGTGTTAAGTGTTCTGGGAATAGGTTTAAAATCACTGCCCAACACCATCAGTGCTATTGTAAACGATGCTGTATTCCTGATGATGGGAATCGGACTTTTCGCCATTTTCCGGGATCATAAAAAGTGGAGGAAGATTCTGGATGATGAATTCATAGTAGGTATACTTCTTTCCATAACCTTACTAGCCCTGTTTGTCATCTTACCCGGAGTGTCATTCTTCTACGGAGCAGATCGGCTTTTCTTCCAGCTTTTAATATTCACTGCACCACTTTTCATTATTGGAGTTATTAAATTCTCTAATATAATAAAAAAACCACAGTGGAAACCCGCCCTATTCCTGGTACTGGTGATATCAATGTTCATGGTTGGAACACATCTCCAGTATCATCTTACAGGAACACCCTACTCTGCAGAGTACGATAGTTCGGGTAGTATAAGGGGTGAGAATTTCATCTACGACCAGGAAGTGATCGCTGCCCAGTGGTTGAACCAGTACAGTGATCCCAATCAGAAGATATATGCAGATTCTATTGGTGGTTCCCGGCTTATGCTGGGGAATATCAGTATTTACCGACCCAGTGGGATAAATTTTGAGACAAATAAAACATTGCCTGGTTATATTTTCCTGGGATACATAGGCACCCGGCAGGGTAATGTCTATGAAACCCTGGATGTTATTGGGGACTGGTCCAGTTTTAACTACCTTTTCCAGAATAAAAGCAGGATCTACGATAACTACTACGCCGAGGTTTATCAATGA
- a CDS encoding glycosyltransferase family 4 protein, producing the protein MKICIVSNLYPPHVIGGAEIIVAKLAESLTERGHEVLVITTSPEKEESIDSVKGVKVHRINPWNVYTVYDHQDKSATKKALWHSMDIWNLNSLQKVKKILENEKPDVVHVNNFKGFSMSLFKAVKDCDIPLVFTAHDCSLICPRANLLHANGEICEDPQMVCNVYRNLQRRLIKGKVDWLTAPSQFIINKLKSCNFFTDVKTSRIPLGVELGSERFTKDYQTIDIAYMGGLNRIKGVQVLIKAFREIENDDIRLHIYGKGIDEDAFKKMAGDDPRIIFHGYLKRDQLLESYHKANLTVLPSICYDNSPMMIYESLTSSTPVVASRIGGIPELVENEYNGYLFQPGNEKELQMILEKIIENPESLKPLEKGAFESASRYSLENYVKSFENIYETLKSQ; encoded by the coding sequence ATGAAGATCTGTATTGTTTCCAATCTTTACCCTCCCCATGTCATTGGTGGGGCAGAAATAATAGTGGCTAAGTTAGCCGAATCCCTCACCGAAAGGGGTCATGAGGTTCTGGTGATAACCACCAGCCCCGAGAAGGAAGAATCCATAGATTCAGTGAAAGGAGTGAAGGTCCACCGGATCAACCCCTGGAATGTTTACACAGTTTACGATCATCAGGATAAATCTGCTACTAAAAAAGCATTGTGGCACAGTATGGATATATGGAATCTTAATTCTCTCCAGAAAGTTAAAAAGATTTTAGAAAATGAAAAACCAGATGTGGTGCATGTTAACAACTTCAAAGGCTTTTCCATGTCCCTTTTTAAGGCAGTTAAGGATTGTGATATTCCACTGGTGTTCACGGCCCATGATTGTTCCCTGATATGTCCCCGTGCCAATCTTTTACACGCAAACGGGGAGATCTGTGAAGACCCCCAGATGGTGTGTAATGTGTACCGTAACCTGCAGCGAAGGTTAATTAAGGGTAAAGTAGACTGGTTAACTGCACCTTCCCAGTTCATAATCAATAAATTAAAGTCATGTAACTTCTTCACTGATGTTAAAACCTCCAGGATACCTCTGGGTGTTGAACTTGGTTCAGAGAGATTTACTAAAGATTACCAGACCATAGATATTGCTTACATGGGCGGTTTAAACCGGATCAAAGGGGTTCAGGTACTTATAAAGGCATTTAGGGAAATAGAAAATGATGATATCAGGTTACACATATATGGTAAGGGGATTGATGAAGATGCCTTCAAAAAGATGGCTGGTGATGATCCCAGGATTATATTCCATGGCTACCTGAAACGGGACCAGCTTCTGGAATCATACCATAAAGCCAACCTTACTGTTCTTCCTTCCATATGTTACGATAATTCACCAATGATGATCTACGAGAGTTTGACCAGCAGCACCCCAGTGGTTGCCAGTAGAATTGGTGGAATTCCAGAATTAGTTGAAAACGAATACAATGGATATCTTTTCCAGCCCGGAAATGAAAAAGAGCTTCAGATGATATTGGAAAAAATAATTGAAAATCCCGAATCACTAAAACCACTGGAAAAAGGTGCATTTGAATCTGCATCTAGATACAGTTTGGAAAATTACGTTAAATCATTTGAAAATATCTACGAAACTTTAAAATCACAGTAA
- a CDS encoding glycosyltransferase family 4 protein, with product MNILQTPVRFYPFIGGVENYVYYLSQELVKSGHQIQVICANDPPSPETEILKGIKVKRIPYYGKIANTNITPSLPLEISRIDFDILHTHLPTPWSADWSMILSKLKKKPLVLSYYNDIIGSGLSNYFARFYNSTSLKLLLKAAERIIIIQEDYIHFSPYLEEYQDKVVVVPCGVDTSTFHPTPPKQNEKSSDLFFLSVLDDFHKYKGLDYLLEALIEVKQEIPDVKLIVGGKGNLINHYQKQVKSLGLERNVEFHGFIPEESLLEYYNQCQAFVLPSISSAQEGFGIVALEALACAKPVISTEIVGISKDIKKTNSGVIVTPKDSSSLAGAILDVLKSENSLKMGQNGRKLVEDRYTWKRVAMMTEAIYKELI from the coding sequence ATGAACATATTACAGACCCCAGTAAGGTTTTATCCATTTATTGGAGGAGTGGAAAATTACGTTTACTACTTATCACAGGAACTGGTAAAATCTGGCCATCAAATACAGGTTATCTGTGCAAACGATCCCCCCTCACCTGAGACAGAAATTTTAAAAGGAATAAAGGTTAAAAGAATTCCTTACTATGGTAAAATTGCCAATACTAATATTACACCCAGTTTACCCCTGGAAATCTCCCGAATTGATTTTGATATTTTGCACACCCACTTACCTACACCATGGAGTGCAGACTGGAGTATGATCCTCAGTAAATTGAAAAAGAAGCCACTGGTTCTTTCCTATTACAACGATATTATTGGTTCAGGTTTATCTAACTACTTTGCCCGATTCTACAACTCCACCAGTTTAAAACTCCTGTTAAAAGCAGCAGAACGGATAATAATTATCCAGGAAGATTACATTCACTTTTCACCATACCTGGAAGAATATCAGGATAAAGTAGTGGTGGTACCCTGTGGAGTGGATACCAGCACCTTCCATCCCACACCCCCCAAACAAAACGAAAAATCGAGTGATCTCTTCTTTTTAAGTGTTCTGGATGATTTTCATAAATATAAAGGATTGGATTATTTACTGGAGGCCCTGATTGAGGTTAAACAGGAAATACCTGATGTTAAACTCATTGTCGGCGGAAAGGGTAATCTGATCAACCACTACCAGAAACAGGTCAAATCTCTGGGCTTAGAAAGAAACGTGGAGTTCCATGGATTCATACCTGAGGAGAGTCTTCTGGAATATTACAATCAATGCCAGGCATTTGTTCTTCCATCTATATCTTCAGCTCAGGAAGGTTTTGGTATTGTGGCCCTGGAAGCCCTGGCATGTGCAAAACCTGTGATAAGTACTGAAATAGTTGGCATATCCAAAGATATTAAAAAAACCAATTCAGGAGTAATTGTAACCCCCAAAGATTCATCTTCCCTGGCTGGTGCCATCCTTGATGTTCTAAAATCTGAAAACAGTTTAAAAATGGGGCAAAACGGCCGTAAACTGGTTGAAGATAGGTACACCTGGAAGAGAGTGGCTATGATGACCGAAGCAATTTACAAAGAGCTGATCTAA